The DNA window CCGTGAGTCTCCATCCAGAAGATGTCGACATCGTCGACCCAGTGCCGGTCGTCGCCGCCCTGATCGCTGTCGCGAATGTCGGTCTCCCAGCAATCGGTGTTGCCCCAGTAGAAGGAACGGGTGTGGCCCGCCGAACGAAGCTTGCTGTCGAAACCGTTACTGCGATTGAATGTGTAGGTCAAATCACCCGCAGTGCTGACATCTGCGGCTCGTGCGTTACTGAAATAACGTATAGCCTCAACACCGAATCTAGCCATAATCCCTCCTTGGAAATAGCTTCCGTGCAATTTTGCTAAACAACATGTGGCATGGTCTGTTTGACTTTCAACCTCATGACGCATGGAAATTAGTGACTGCTTTCACTGCCAGTTACATGCGTCTGCTGAATTACCCAGAAAATACATTTCATCGATTATGCTGTGTATAAACAGCAGGACTGAGCTATATTAAAGACCATTGAATTACTGTCGGAACAAGTGCATTGGCTCTTGATGCCAACAACACTCGTTGTGTTAACTGTAGCAGTGATTTAGCGGGAAGCAAGGCACTACTCACTCATAAATCCGACCTGGCTCCCTCCCGTTAGATCCCGCAGTCTTTGTGATCATTTCATCAAGGTAGTTTAATCCCTAATAAGGTGTCCGGCATCATTGTTTGCACCACCCAGCGATTTAACGATTGTATCGTTTCATATTCTTAAACGTACGCGCGTCAAAACTCGGGTAGCTATGCTCTCGCATTGTGTTGGCGACGAGCCGGAAAACGCTTATCCACGCCTCGCGCAATTCCGGCGTAAACTCATCGCCCAATCCTTTTTTCAAGGTATAGAGCAGGGCATTTCCCACTGGCGTGTAGTCTTCCGGCTTTACTCCGTAACCCGCATGTCGTTCGGCTAATTTGTGCAACGTCGGCACCAGCTGGTCAAGATTGGTCAACGATCCCACGGCGACTGTAAGCACCGCCATCAATTTTCGCCCCTGATCTTTCATGTCGTTTTTAAACATTCTTCGCAACGAGGGATCATATTCAAATAACTTTTTATAAAAAATCTCCGCCGCCGCATCGGCAATAGGCTCCACCTTGGCAAAACTGCGTTGGATGAGGGTGATTTGGCGTGACGTTATCGACATGGTGGCACCTCGAAGCTAAGTATTAATCCTGTAGTCAACGATAGCGGCTGGGTGAAAAATAAGTTAAGACATAAAAAGGGCGGAAATAAAAGTAAAAATCGTGGATTGCTACAACAGATTCACGCGTCTCTAATTAGCGGCTTTTAATTCCGCAAGCACTTTATCTATCACGTTCGCCCAATCCCCAAGACGATCTTGCCTGAATAGGCGTGCCGTGGGATACCAAGGACTATCACTTCTCTCCAATAACCACCTAAAATCTGGCACGTAAGGTAGCAAAATCCAGACAGGCTTCCCCAACGCACCCGCAAGATGTGCGACTGAAGTATCCACGGAAATCACCAGGTCCAACTCCGAGATTAGGGCGGCGGTGTCGGCGAAGTCGAGCAACTCTTCCTGATGGGCGTGAATCGGTGAATTCATCAAGATCGCCTCGTCATCGGCTCTGATTTCTTTTTGCAGCGAATGAAATTCAATATCCAAATCCAGCAGGGGACTTAGATGCCGGAGAGAAATACTGCGATTGTAATCATTTTTATGATCTGACGTTCCTGACCATGCAAGGCCCACTCGTGTCCTTACTTTAGATCCAAGCCGCCTTTGCCATTCGATCTGCTTTTGTGGAATGGTTGAAAGGTAGGGCACTTCATTTGGAATCGTCTCAAGGGTGGTTCTAAATGCTAATGGCAAGCTCATGATGGGGCAGTAGCAGTCAGAATCGGGCAGCGCCTCCCCTTTTGTAATTATTTTAAATGAACCATTCAGCGTGCGAATCAGTGGCACGAGTGCCGCATGAACTTCCAAAATAACATTCGCGCCCATAGCTTCAATCATGGGAATGTAACGCACAAATTGAATAAAATCGCCAAGGCCTTGCTCAAGGCACACGAGCATGGTTTTGTTGGCCACTGGTTGGCCTCCCAACCATAATGGCTTTTTGCCATGTCCGATACAAAGGCTTTGCTGGCCTATAACCCAGCGACCTTCATAAAGCGGCCATCCTTCTTCAAAGTTCCCCAAAAGCAATTCAAGAATACCCTTGTTGAAATTGGCCTTGGGATAATCCTTTTCGAGGGAAAGCGCCTTGTTATAATCATTCATGGCAAGATCGAGCCGCTTGATATCATTAAACAAAACGCCGCGACTGTAATAGGCTTCTTTAAAATCTTGTTTTAAAGAGATTGCTTTATTGAAGCTTGACAACGATTCTTCGTAGCGTCGCAGCCCACGCAGGGCATTGCCACGATTGTTATATGCGATTGGATTATCGAGATCGAGAGAAACCGCCATATCATAATTAAAAACGGCATCCTCAAGTTTTCCTATTTCGCTAAACAGAACACCACGATTATAGTAAGCCTCTGTAAACTTTTGGTGTACGGATATTGCTTTATTAAAACTGACCAGAGCTTCGTCATAACGCTTGAACTTTTGCTGAAGGATCAACCCTCGGTTGTTATAGGCCGCCGCATACTCCGGATTGATGGCGATTACCTTGTCATAACTACTCAAAGCTTCATTATGCCTGCCAAGCATATTGAGCAAATTGCCCATATTGTAATAAGCCATTGCAAAGTCTGGTCTCAGTGCAATTGCCTTTTTGAAGCTGGCTAACGCTTCGTCATGCCGTTGAAGGTCGATCAAAACATTTCCACGGTTGTTATGGACGTCTGCCAAATCCTGGTTTAACGCAAGTGCCTGATCATAATTCGCCAAGGCTTCCTCGAAACGGCGGAGAATCTTCTGAATGTTACCCAGGTTGTTATAAATATTTGGATAATCCGGCTTTAATGCAGCTGCATTGCTGTAACTTGCCAAGGACTCTTCGAACCGCCCAAGTTGTTCCAGCGCCATCCCGAGATTAAAGTGCGCGGAAAAATCCTTAGGTTCAACGACGACCGCTTTTGCAAAATAAGTCGCGGCCTCATCCAGACGCCGCATCTGACCAAGCAGCGCGCCCAAACTGAATAATGCAGGAAAATTATCAGGGGCAAGATGAAGTACGCGTTGATACAGCTCCAGGGCATTCTGCAGCTGCCCCTGTTGATGCCAGGTCATCGCTTGCCTGAGCAGGTCAATGATTTGATTATTGGATGTCGGCGAGGTCGTCATGTAATGATCATAAATATGTAGGGTAGCTGTTACTTCCCTACCAGAGCATCCGCCAGCCCACCCAGAGTCACTGATTCAACGCCCGCTCTATCACTGCCACATCGAGCAATTCCGCAGGTTTATAGATATCGGCGGCTTCCATTGGGATCTTGGGATTACGATGCGGCATCAATACCAGTTCTGCCATATCGACATAAGCTTTATTGCTTTTATCAAATTTCTGCGTCGCCAAGGTATGCAAGGTGGCGCTGTAGCTGTAGCCATTGTCGGTGAAAATCATTTCGATAAAGCGCTTGCGCTGATCCCCCGGTAGACTCATGGGAGTGGTGCTGAGATTCTCGTTCGATACTTTCTCCCAAGATTTGGCCAATTTTTCCAATGCTGCCTGATCGCCGAGCGGCGCGGGTATTAAGGTTTTCGGTTCACCTCCACACGCGACCAGCAATACACCCAATAATATAGAGATTATAGTTTTTTGCGTCCGCATATTAATGTTCCTTGCCACGCTGCTCCAATTCACGATTGATCCAGTTACCCAACTCCGCATGCCCTTCTTTCTGAGCGATCATTTGCGGCGTCCAGCCATCTTGGGTCGCCACCTTAAGGTCGGCGCCTGCTGCGACCAACATTCGCACCACATCTTCGTGTCCTTGTTGCGCCGCCCAATGCAAGGCCGCCCAGCCCTCTTTGGTCTGGCGCTTTACGTCGGCGCCATGCTCAAGCAACAGCTTGACGGCCGGGGCATGTCCCTTCATCGCTGCCCGCATCAATGGCGTCCATCCGCCGTCATCGGCGGCATCCACTTCCGCACCACGCGCCAGTAACAGCGACATGGTTTCGGCATCGCCCTGACGCGCGGCGTGCATCAAGGCCGTCCAGCCAAAATTGTTGCGCGCGTTAACATCCGCACCCTCGGCCAATGATTTTTTGACCGCATCGGTATTGCGGTCCATCACCTGCTCCATCAGGGGCGTATTTTTATCGCACGCGGTTAACAGCGTTGCACACAGCAACAGCACCAAGCCATTAGTTATCCGTCTCATCCTTCACCTCGCGCCCATCCGGGGCGCCTATTGTAACGCGATTCAACCCCCGCCTGCGCGATGC is part of the Gammaproteobacteria bacterium genome and encodes:
- a CDS encoding hemin receptor → MSITSRQITLIQRSFAKVEPIADAAAEIFYKKLFEYDPSLRRMFKNDMKDQGRKLMAVLTVAVGSLTNLDQLVPTLHKLAERHAGYGVKPEDYTPVGNALLYTLKKGLGDEFTPELREAWISVFRLVANTMREHSYPSFDARTFKNMKRYNR
- a CDS encoding tetratricopeptide repeat protein; the encoded protein is MTTSPTSNNQIIDLLRQAMTWHQQGQLQNALELYQRVLHLAPDNFPALFSLGALLGQMRRLDEAATYFAKAVVVEPKDFSAHFNLGMALEQLGRFEESLASYSNAAALKPDYPNIYNNLGNIQKILRRFEEALANYDQALALNQDLADVHNNRGNVLIDLQRHDEALASFKKAIALRPDFAMAYYNMGNLLNMLGRHNEALSSYDKVIAINPEYAAAYNNRGLILQQKFKRYDEALVSFNKAISVHQKFTEAYYNRGVLFSEIGKLEDAVFNYDMAVSLDLDNPIAYNNRGNALRGLRRYEESLSSFNKAISLKQDFKEAYYSRGVLFNDIKRLDLAMNDYNKALSLEKDYPKANFNKGILELLLGNFEEGWPLYEGRWVIGQQSLCIGHGKKPLWLGGQPVANKTMLVCLEQGLGDFIQFVRYIPMIEAMGANVILEVHAALVPLIRTLNGSFKIITKGEALPDSDCYCPIMSLPLAFRTTLETIPNEVPYLSTIPQKQIEWQRRLGSKVRTRVGLAWSGTSDHKNDYNRSISLRHLSPLLDLDIEFHSLQKEIRADDEAILMNSPIHAHQEELLDFADTAALISELDLVISVDTSVAHLAGALGKPVWILLPYVPDFRWLLERSDSPWYPTARLFRQDRLGDWANVIDKVLAELKAAN
- a CDS encoding ankyrin repeat domain-containing protein; this translates as MRRITNGLVLLLCATLLTACDKNTPLMEQVMDRNTDAVKKSLAEGADVNARNNFGWTALMHAARQGDAETMSLLLARGAEVDAADDGGWTPLMRAAMKGHAPAVKLLLEHGADVKRQTKEGWAALHWAAQQGHEDVVRMLVAAGADLKVATQDGWTPQMIAQKEGHAELGNWINRELEQRGKEH